The Pseudoalteromonas sp. N1230-9 genome segment GAGCAGCGAAACTTAAAAGAGGCGTTCGCTATCTTAGATAAAGCGCAAAACTTCTTAAAATTTCGCTATTCAGCCAATTCAGGAATGAAATAATGGCTGCTCACCCTTCAAAAATTGATTGGCCGAAGCGTTATGAGCTGTTAGCTGAAAAAAGTACGCACCCAGTGATTAAAAGTTTCTACCAGTCAGCTGTATCAAATGCCAGTTTACCAATTAGTGAAGTACCATTGGTCGCGTTAGATTTTGAGACGACCGGTCTAAATTTTGATAAAGATGATATTGTTAGTGTGGGGTTAGTCCCTTTTACATCAAAACGAATTTATTGCAAAGACAGCGCCCATTGGCTCGTACAACCGCAGCAAAAGTTAGATGAAGAGTCTATTGTCGTACATGGAATAACACACTCTGAGCTCAAACATGCCCCTGATTTTTCGTCAATTATGGAGCCGGTACTTAAGGCTTTAACAGGTAAAGTCATCGTGGTTCATTTTTCGCCAATTGAAAGGCACTTTTTGTATCAGGCAATGATGTCACGCGTTAATGAAGGGGTAGAATTTGCCGTTATTGATACATTAGAGCTTGAAAGAAGGGCTTTGAAGGCAAAGCAGGGATTACTAGGCCGGTTATTTAACTCCAAACTTGGCTCGGTAAGGTTAGCTGATTCACGAACACGCTATTCGTTACCCGCATATCAAAACCATAATGCTTTAAATGACGCCATAGCAACCGCCGAGCTTTTACAAGCGCAACTCGCTTACCATTACCGACCTGATACTGAATTGTCTCAACTCTGGTTTTAGATTTTCAGTAAGGAGCAATTGTGAAAATAGATGATATTAAGCTTTTTATGCTGGTGGTTGAGTTACAAAGCTTTTCAAGTGCCGCAGAAGCGCTGAATCTACCAAGATCAACCGTGAGCAGACGAATTAGTGAATTGGAAACACAGCTGAGTGCCAAGTTACTAATTAGAACAACACGTAATCTAACGCTAACGACCACGGGGTTAGATTACTACAACAATATGCTGAATATTATTCCCCAACTTGATAAAGCGAATGAAGTTGTAAGAACTCAAAGTCACAGTCCAACTGGGCGTATAAAAATAGGTTTTTTAAATGAATCAGACATTCTTTGTCATGATATTTTGCAGGGTTTTTTACGTCAATACCCGAACATTCAGATCGAAACTCACCTAAGTAGCTTGGGTTACCATGACATTATTAGCTATGGTTTAGATGCCAGCATTCATATTGGACCAATAGCAGACAGCTCCTTTGTAGCGCGCCAAATCAAGCCTTTTAAACGTAAGTTATATGCGGGCAGGCAATACATTGAAAAGTTTGGTAAACCTAAGTCGTTAAATGAGCTTCAAGATCATTCTATAATTTTACTGCGTTGGCCTGATGGTCGGCTAGAAAATA includes the following:
- a CDS encoding 3'-5' exonuclease, with the translated sequence MAAHPSKIDWPKRYELLAEKSTHPVIKSFYQSAVSNASLPISEVPLVALDFETTGLNFDKDDIVSVGLVPFTSKRIYCKDSAHWLVQPQQKLDEESIVVHGITHSELKHAPDFSSIMEPVLKALTGKVIVVHFSPIERHFLYQAMMSRVNEGVEFAVIDTLELERRALKAKQGLLGRLFNSKLGSVRLADSRTRYSLPAYQNHNALNDAIATAELLQAQLAYHYRPDTELSQLWF
- a CDS encoding LysR family transcriptional regulator, producing MKIDDIKLFMLVVELQSFSSAAEALNLPRSTVSRRISELETQLSAKLLIRTTRNLTLTTTGLDYYNNMLNIIPQLDKANEVVRTQSHSPTGRIKIGFLNESDILCHDILQGFLRQYPNIQIETHLSSLGYHDIISYGLDASIHIGPIADSSFVARQIKPFKRKLYAGRQYIEKFGKPKSLNELQDHSIILLRWPDGRLENTLQFQTESVVVNSQLIVNNSYFIRHSVLAGSGIALMPEIVVKDALAAGEVVDILPEYETMIEDIWLVYPSRQGTSHAARLFIDYFLDEVNKWQ